In a single window of the Papaver somniferum cultivar HN1 chromosome 8, ASM357369v1, whole genome shotgun sequence genome:
- the LOC113302036 gene encoding uncharacterized protein LOC113302036 isoform X2, giving the protein MTKRKERILSELYDVTEKIMEPEITPVLKGSCRIQGPVEETDQDVQKNTRSRRGEKRFGGVSLSEKFCMREESGTCNVCAAPCSSCMHFDRVASRMDVKSEDECSDGTSRGKEASRCSFSVTGVLPISKNITLQKRQCAAASETSNVFSACSSHDSFSENAESKATEDIEMLPVVSSGGTLECHGDNISCVSGVNDAVPPVADHPNSNMKWKNVSSSSASVSSLHPEISEKNNLVQLVTGSVNGIKCEVEENCGTFRKPSVYTKEVIRPTSAKQEVHLEEIRIPSSRSRSGKLAPCTADNKDLKESSSSQRQVDPFELLMPNASTANSASTNKQTSENRDENLAKFEHNKTRCMENGSSGQEAGIDVEIGGSPSESVKCLDLNEIAEKPVVLPESSGVRDSSLQVQSQPVDESDGSEVEEDVKVCDICGDAGREDLLAVCSRCGDGAEHTYCMREMVDKVPEGDWLCEECKFKDDAEKQKRDKPEAAVEPTKQSCIDEKESTTNAKVLNKSDVKALDAESKLSPKIGSNVNISSKRNLDNVEGVSAVKRQAFESSSGLSKPSSSNKEAALSKVGSFKSTSSKMVQRIESPTSSTNPSQNHSRQHFSGTGTSTLQKSNSFTEPKGKSAQEDSTLKFKLAETKKTSRSSSFDHRSYSTVKQREDTPRLASKDDLRGSKVKDCSPFERKNSSRPDRFVVPSPKPGSGGGATPKADKSAHQGESASGSFSATSATNGRSIKGNPAVPKLSKPPPLLNIRDGRKSLGGSGDLKRQSSVLPRGVTASPKSAMNLSDRKPSKVSLKDEPAVDDPGARFLSDALIKRTKLKAVDEVLLSKRFGEHKKSGTPDQSDDLTMSCDNVSREVVSSDQTSILSSCLKGLTSNNIVHDGQENFKGVPSSVVSLSGILSIPQYDYIWQGGFEVQKSERVVELFDGIQAHLSTGSSPKVPEVVSRFPYKVLLEEVPRSTAWPAQIQHQATEENIGVYFFAKDIESYERNYKRLLENMIKEDLALKGNFNGIELLIFPSNQLHERSQRWNTLFYMWGVFKGRRVDESVRSQKETRGNSYEIHLAGGLPYPAVVDSQREGLSGNVKGLSASIPSMSSQEAITYPLSSRKLDKSYHKEGPYLGNEVSKSHVQAPEERKGRNTLMDDDRDNVEISKMELDSCSVLAGQNSVLQSGNNRMLVDLNTFDCSEANIPSTSSDWKEMSSGPYPVTSTSPAQDSNRIHSAVEKKIKDISNVDEVIPIGNIKDEDVMLVDTIAAFTGNLLKQEDGNSSVLPSSRKRPCPAASDILCQGSAGIPSSTSHSIPLDDKSDHTLVDEKNEHKKLKTSYGCNDGSSSSTGKIYLGGSFPMKDRGHDAEENMATGETKKSERFIFPVDLNCSSDWPEEKDTMPLQVISSDDEDQPEHHFPNLELGLGGEKKPTLKQGGLPFFARLDGEKDPSKHPEDAVKKSGSLDVALGSLSLSLAFPLSSVKKEQTTANSSLNHLSIPGQLLPERRSPPNIDTSVLDLAL; this is encoded by the exons ATGACGAAGAGGAAGGAACGAATCCTATCAGAACTTTATGATGTGACAGAAAAGATTATGGAACCAGAG ATCACGCCAGTTTTAAAAGGGAGTTGTCGCATACAAGGACCTGTGGAAGAGACAGATCAGGACGTTCAGAAGAATACG AGATCACGTCGAGGTGAAAAGAGATTTGGCGGGGTTTCTCTAAGTGAAAAGTTTTGTATGAGAGAAGAATCTGGAACATGCAACGTGTGTGCTGCGCCTTGCTCTTCTTGTATGCATTTTGATCGAGTAGCGTCACGCATGGATGTAAAATCTGAGGATGAGTGTTCAGATGGAACCTCAAGAGGAAAGGAAGCCAGTCGCTGTTCTTTTAGTGTTACTGGTGTGTTGCCCATTTCGAAGAATATAACGTTGCAGAAACGTCAGTGTGCTGCGGCTAGTGAAACAAGTAACGTCTTCAGCGCATGCTCAAGTCATGATTCGTTTTCAGAAAATGCTGAAAGCAAGGCAACCGAAGATATAGAGATGCTTCCAGTAGTTTCATCAGGTGGAACTTTAGAGTGTCATGGTGATAACATTTCATGTGTCAGTGGGGTTAATGATGCAGTCCCGCCAGTTGCAGATCATCCTAATTCCAACATGAAATGGAAGAATGTATCATCTAGTTCAGCATCTGTTAGTAGCCTCCATCCAGAAATATCTGAGAAAAACAATCTTGTTCAGTTGGTTACGGGTTCTGTGAATGGTATTAAATGTGAAGTGGAAGAGAACTGTGGGACGTTTAGAAAGCCAAGCGTGTATACAAAAGAAGTCATACGTCCAACATCAGCCAAACAAGAAGTTCATTTAGAAGAAATAAGGATCCCGTCTTCACGCTCTAGAAGTGGTAAATTGGCACCTTGTACTGCAGATAACAAAGATTTAAAAGAAAGCTCTTCTTCACAGCGCCAAGTTGATCCTTTTGAATTATTAATGCCAAATGCTTCAACAGCCAATAGTGCCAGTACAAATAAACAAACTTCCGAAAACCGTGATGAAAATCTTGCTAAATTCGAGCACAATAAAACTAGATGTATGGAAAATGGTTCCTCTGGCCAGGAAGCTGGAATCGATGTGGAAATTGGGGGTTCACCATCTGAATCTGTGAAATGTTTGGACCTCAATGAAATAGCTGAGAAGCCCGTTGTGTTGCCTGAATCTTCTGGTGTCCGGGACAGTTCTTTGCAGGTGCAGTCTCAGCCTGTTGATGAGAGTGATGGCTCTGAAGTTGAGGAGGAT GTTAAGGTTTGTGATATCTGTGGGGATGCTGGTCGAGAAGACCTGCTTGCTGTATGCAGTCGTTGTGGTGATGGGGCAGAGCATAC ttATTGCATGCGAGAAATGGTGGATAAAGTTCCAGAAGGTGATTGGCTTTGTGAAGAATGCAAATTTAAGGATGATGCTGAAAAGCAAAAGCGAGATAAGCCAGAAGCAGCAGTTGAACCTACAAAACAGTCGTGCATAGATGAGAAAGAAAGTACGACAAATGCTAAAGTCTTAAATAAGTCGGATGTAAAAGCATTAGACGCAGAGTCCAAATTATCTCCCAAGATAGGTTCAAATGTAAACATCTCGTCAAAAAGGAATTTAGATAATGTTGAAGGGGTTTCTGCTGTAAAACGACAGGCTTTTGAATCCAGTTCTGGATTGTCAAAGCCATCAAGTTCAAACAAAGAAGCTGCGCTTTCAAAGGTGGGTTCCTTTAAGAGCACATCGTCAAAGATGGTGCAACGAATAGAGTCTCCCACTTCAAGTACCAACCCATCACAAAACCATTCTCGGCAACATTTTTCTG GTACAGGTACAAGTACCCTTCAAAAGTCAAATTCTTTCACTGAACCAAAGGGCAAATCTGCACAAGAAGATTCCACTCTTAAGTTCAAATTGGCTGAGACAAAAAAAACTAGCAGATCCTCATCATTCGACCATCGGTCATACTCTACCGTAAAACAGAGAGAGGATACTCCTCGTCTCGCTAGTAAGGACGACCTAAGAGGGTCGAAAGTAAAGGATTGTAGCCCCTTTGAGAGGAAAAATTCCTCCAGACCAGATCGGTTTGTGGTTCCTTCACCGAAACCTGGATCTGGTGGAGGGGCTACTCCAAAGGCTGATAAAAGTGCTCATCAGGGTGAGAGTGCTTCAGGATCATTCTCAGCCACCTCAGCCACCAACGGACGTAGTATCAAGGGTAATCCGGCAGTTCCCAAATTATCAAAGCCGCCTCCACTTTTGAATATTAGAGACGGTAGAAAATCTCTAG GTGGCAGCGGTGATCTTAAGAGACAGTCTTCAGTATTACCCCGTGGCGTTACTGCATCACCAAAGAGCGCTATGAACCTTTCAGATCGAAAGCCAAGTAAAGTTAGTCTTAAGGATGAACCAGCTGTAGATG ATCCTGGTGCAAGATTTTTAAGTGATGCATTGATCAAAAGAACTAAGTTGAAAGCTGTAGATGAAGTTTTATTGTCAAAAAGATTTGGAGAGCACAAAAAGAGTGGAACTCCTGATCAGTCGGATGATTTGACAATGTCCTGTGATAATGTTAGCCGGGAAGTTGTGTCTAGTGATCAGACCTCAATCTTATCAAGTTGCTTGAAGGGATTGACTTCCAACAATATAGTTCATGACGGGCAGGAGAATTTCAAGGGTGTACCATCCTCCGTAGTTTCCCTGTCAGGCATTTTGTCAATTCCGCAGTACGATTACATATGGCA AGGTGGATTTGAGGTGCAAAAAAGTGAGAGAGTTGTTGAGTTATTTGATGGGATTCAAGCACATTTATCCACGGGTTCATCGCCCAAAGTTCCTGAGGTGGTAAGCAGGTTCCCTTACAAAGTGTTATTGGAGGAAGTACCCCGGTCGACCGCATGGCCAGCACAGATTCAGCATCAGGCTACGGAAGAAAACATAGGTGTCTATTTCTTTGCGAAGGATATCGAAAG CTATGAAAGGAACTATAAAAGGTTATTGGAAAACATGATTAAGGAGGACTTAGCTCTGAAAGGGAACTTTAATGGAATTGAACTTCTGATTTTCCCGTCGAACCAGCTGCACGAGAGATCTCAAC GTTGGAACACATTATTTTATATGTGGGGTGTATTTAAGGGAAGAAGGGTAGATGAGAGTGTTCGTTCTCAAAAGGAGACTCGTGGAAACTCGTATGAGATACACTTGGCTGGAGGGTTACCTTACCCTGCTGTGGTTGATTCGCAGAGGGAAGGTCTTTCAGGTAATGTAAAAGGGTTATCTGCATCCATCCCTTCGATGAGCTCACAAGAAGCAATCACATATCCCCTGTCATCCAGAAAGTTAGATAAGAGTTACCACAAAGAAGGGCCATATCTCGGGAATGAGGTTTCAAAGAGTCACGTGCAGGCACCCGAGGAAAGGAAAGGACGCAACACGTtaatg GATGATGATAGAGATAATGTAGAGATTAGTAAAATGGAGCTTGATTCATGCTCTGTTCTAGCTGGCCAGAACAGTGTCCTTCAATCTGGTAATAATAGAATGCTGGTAGACTTGAATACGTTCGATTGCTCTGAGGCAAATATTCCATCAACTTCATCAGACTGGAAGGAGATGTCATCCGGCCCATACCCGGTTACTTCTACTTCTCCTGCCCAGGATTCAAACCGTATTCACAGTGCAGTTGAAAAGAAAATTAAGGACATAAGTAACGTTGATGAAGTGATACCCATTGGAAATATCAAAGATGAGGATGTTATGTTAGTAGACACAATAGCTGCTTTCACAGGTAATCTGTTGAAGCAGGAAGATGGAAACAGCTCCGTGTTGCCATCCAGCAGGAAACGCCCATGTCCGGCTGCCTCGGACATTCTCTGTCAAGGTTCTGCTGGAATCCCTAGTAGTACAAGTCATTCAATTCCGCTGGATGATAAGTCAGATCACACTTTAGTTGATGAGAAGAATGAACACAAGAAATTGAAAACTAGTTATGGCTGCAATGATGGAAGTAGTAGCTCTACAGGAAAGATATATTTGGGTGGGAGTTTTCCTATGAAAGATCGTGGACATGATGCTGAGGAAAATATGGCTACTGGTGAGACAAAGAAGTCTGAAAGGTTCATTTTTCCTGTTGATTTGAACTGTTCGAGTGACTGGCCAGAAGAAAAAGACACTATGCCTTTGCAGGTTATTTCGTCTGATGATGAAGATCAGCCAGAACATCACTTCCCTAATTTAGAACTTGGTTTGGGGGGTGAGAAGAAACCAACACTAAAACAGGGAGGTTTGCCGTTTTTTGCAAGATTAGACGGGGAGAAAGACCCAAGTAAGCATCCAGAAGATGCAGTCAAGAAGTCAGGTAGCTTGGATGTTGCATTGGGTTCTCTTTCTCTATCTCTAGCATTTCCCTTGTCATCAGTCAAGAAGGAGCAAACCACTGCAAACTCCTCTCTGAACCATCTTTCAATACCGGGGCAACTTTTGCCTGAGAGGCGGTCACCACCCAACATCGACACATCAGTACTGGACTTGGCTTTGTGA
- the LOC113302036 gene encoding uncharacterized protein LOC113302036 isoform X1 has product MTKRKERILSELYDVTEKIMEPEITPVLKGSCRIQGPVEETDQDVQKNTRSRRGEKRFGGVSLSEKFCMREESGTCNVCAAPCSSCMHFDRVASRMDVKSEDECSDGTSRGKEASRCSFSVTGVLPISKNITLQKRQCAAASETSNVFSACSSHDSFSENAESKATEDIEMLPVVSSGGTLECHGDNISCVSGVNDAVPPVADHPNSNMKWKNVSSSSASVSSLHPEISEKNNLVQLVTGSVNGIKCEVEENCGTFRKPSVYTKEVIRPTSAKQEVHLEEIRIPSSRSRSGKLAPCTADNKDLKESSSSQRQVDPFELLMPNASTANSASTNKQTSENRDENLAKFEHNKTRCMENGSSGQEAGIDVEIGGSPSESVKCLDLNEIAEKPVVLPESSGVRDSSLQVQSQPVDESDGSEVEEDVKVCDICGDAGREDLLAVCSRCGDGAEHTYCMREMVDKVPEGDWLCEECKFKDDAEKQKRDKPEAAVEPTKQSCIDEKESTTNAKVLNKSDVKALDAESKLSPKIGSNVNISSKRNLDNVEGVSAVKRQAFESSSGLSKPSSSNKEAALSKVGSFKSTSSKMVQRIESPTSSTNPSQNHSRQHFSGTGTSTLQKSNSFTEPKGKSAQEDSTLKFKLAETKKTSRSSSFDHRSYSTVKQREDTPRLASKDDLRGSKVKDCSPFERKNSSRPDRFVVPSPKPGSGGGATPKADKSAHQGESASGSFSATSATNGRSIKGNPAVPKLSKPPPLLNIRDGRKSLGGSGDLKRQSSVLPRGVTASPKSAMNLSDRKPSKVSLKDEPAVDGSTRYHKCKEIGHNAQFCSLNYRVSIVEDPGARFLSDALIKRTKLKAVDEVLLSKRFGEHKKSGTPDQSDDLTMSCDNVSREVVSSDQTSILSSCLKGLTSNNIVHDGQENFKGVPSSVVSLSGILSIPQYDYIWQGGFEVQKSERVVELFDGIQAHLSTGSSPKVPEVVSRFPYKVLLEEVPRSTAWPAQIQHQATEENIGVYFFAKDIESYERNYKRLLENMIKEDLALKGNFNGIELLIFPSNQLHERSQRWNTLFYMWGVFKGRRVDESVRSQKETRGNSYEIHLAGGLPYPAVVDSQREGLSGNVKGLSASIPSMSSQEAITYPLSSRKLDKSYHKEGPYLGNEVSKSHVQAPEERKGRNTLMDDDRDNVEISKMELDSCSVLAGQNSVLQSGNNRMLVDLNTFDCSEANIPSTSSDWKEMSSGPYPVTSTSPAQDSNRIHSAVEKKIKDISNVDEVIPIGNIKDEDVMLVDTIAAFTGNLLKQEDGNSSVLPSSRKRPCPAASDILCQGSAGIPSSTSHSIPLDDKSDHTLVDEKNEHKKLKTSYGCNDGSSSSTGKIYLGGSFPMKDRGHDAEENMATGETKKSERFIFPVDLNCSSDWPEEKDTMPLQVISSDDEDQPEHHFPNLELGLGGEKKPTLKQGGLPFFARLDGEKDPSKHPEDAVKKSGSLDVALGSLSLSLAFPLSSVKKEQTTANSSLNHLSIPGQLLPERRSPPNIDTSVLDLAL; this is encoded by the exons ATGACGAAGAGGAAGGAACGAATCCTATCAGAACTTTATGATGTGACAGAAAAGATTATGGAACCAGAG ATCACGCCAGTTTTAAAAGGGAGTTGTCGCATACAAGGACCTGTGGAAGAGACAGATCAGGACGTTCAGAAGAATACG AGATCACGTCGAGGTGAAAAGAGATTTGGCGGGGTTTCTCTAAGTGAAAAGTTTTGTATGAGAGAAGAATCTGGAACATGCAACGTGTGTGCTGCGCCTTGCTCTTCTTGTATGCATTTTGATCGAGTAGCGTCACGCATGGATGTAAAATCTGAGGATGAGTGTTCAGATGGAACCTCAAGAGGAAAGGAAGCCAGTCGCTGTTCTTTTAGTGTTACTGGTGTGTTGCCCATTTCGAAGAATATAACGTTGCAGAAACGTCAGTGTGCTGCGGCTAGTGAAACAAGTAACGTCTTCAGCGCATGCTCAAGTCATGATTCGTTTTCAGAAAATGCTGAAAGCAAGGCAACCGAAGATATAGAGATGCTTCCAGTAGTTTCATCAGGTGGAACTTTAGAGTGTCATGGTGATAACATTTCATGTGTCAGTGGGGTTAATGATGCAGTCCCGCCAGTTGCAGATCATCCTAATTCCAACATGAAATGGAAGAATGTATCATCTAGTTCAGCATCTGTTAGTAGCCTCCATCCAGAAATATCTGAGAAAAACAATCTTGTTCAGTTGGTTACGGGTTCTGTGAATGGTATTAAATGTGAAGTGGAAGAGAACTGTGGGACGTTTAGAAAGCCAAGCGTGTATACAAAAGAAGTCATACGTCCAACATCAGCCAAACAAGAAGTTCATTTAGAAGAAATAAGGATCCCGTCTTCACGCTCTAGAAGTGGTAAATTGGCACCTTGTACTGCAGATAACAAAGATTTAAAAGAAAGCTCTTCTTCACAGCGCCAAGTTGATCCTTTTGAATTATTAATGCCAAATGCTTCAACAGCCAATAGTGCCAGTACAAATAAACAAACTTCCGAAAACCGTGATGAAAATCTTGCTAAATTCGAGCACAATAAAACTAGATGTATGGAAAATGGTTCCTCTGGCCAGGAAGCTGGAATCGATGTGGAAATTGGGGGTTCACCATCTGAATCTGTGAAATGTTTGGACCTCAATGAAATAGCTGAGAAGCCCGTTGTGTTGCCTGAATCTTCTGGTGTCCGGGACAGTTCTTTGCAGGTGCAGTCTCAGCCTGTTGATGAGAGTGATGGCTCTGAAGTTGAGGAGGAT GTTAAGGTTTGTGATATCTGTGGGGATGCTGGTCGAGAAGACCTGCTTGCTGTATGCAGTCGTTGTGGTGATGGGGCAGAGCATAC ttATTGCATGCGAGAAATGGTGGATAAAGTTCCAGAAGGTGATTGGCTTTGTGAAGAATGCAAATTTAAGGATGATGCTGAAAAGCAAAAGCGAGATAAGCCAGAAGCAGCAGTTGAACCTACAAAACAGTCGTGCATAGATGAGAAAGAAAGTACGACAAATGCTAAAGTCTTAAATAAGTCGGATGTAAAAGCATTAGACGCAGAGTCCAAATTATCTCCCAAGATAGGTTCAAATGTAAACATCTCGTCAAAAAGGAATTTAGATAATGTTGAAGGGGTTTCTGCTGTAAAACGACAGGCTTTTGAATCCAGTTCTGGATTGTCAAAGCCATCAAGTTCAAACAAAGAAGCTGCGCTTTCAAAGGTGGGTTCCTTTAAGAGCACATCGTCAAAGATGGTGCAACGAATAGAGTCTCCCACTTCAAGTACCAACCCATCACAAAACCATTCTCGGCAACATTTTTCTG GTACAGGTACAAGTACCCTTCAAAAGTCAAATTCTTTCACTGAACCAAAGGGCAAATCTGCACAAGAAGATTCCACTCTTAAGTTCAAATTGGCTGAGACAAAAAAAACTAGCAGATCCTCATCATTCGACCATCGGTCATACTCTACCGTAAAACAGAGAGAGGATACTCCTCGTCTCGCTAGTAAGGACGACCTAAGAGGGTCGAAAGTAAAGGATTGTAGCCCCTTTGAGAGGAAAAATTCCTCCAGACCAGATCGGTTTGTGGTTCCTTCACCGAAACCTGGATCTGGTGGAGGGGCTACTCCAAAGGCTGATAAAAGTGCTCATCAGGGTGAGAGTGCTTCAGGATCATTCTCAGCCACCTCAGCCACCAACGGACGTAGTATCAAGGGTAATCCGGCAGTTCCCAAATTATCAAAGCCGCCTCCACTTTTGAATATTAGAGACGGTAGAAAATCTCTAG GTGGCAGCGGTGATCTTAAGAGACAGTCTTCAGTATTACCCCGTGGCGTTACTGCATCACCAAAGAGCGCTATGAACCTTTCAGATCGAAAGCCAAGTAAAGTTAGTCTTAAGGATGAACCAGCTGTAGATGGTAGTACTCGTTATCACAAATGTAAAGAAATAGGTCATAATGCTCAATTTTGCTCACTTAATTACCGTGTTTCTATTGTTGAAGATCCTGGTGCAAGATTTTTAAGTGATGCATTGATCAAAAGAACTAAGTTGAAAGCTGTAGATGAAGTTTTATTGTCAAAAAGATTTGGAGAGCACAAAAAGAGTGGAACTCCTGATCAGTCGGATGATTTGACAATGTCCTGTGATAATGTTAGCCGGGAAGTTGTGTCTAGTGATCAGACCTCAATCTTATCAAGTTGCTTGAAGGGATTGACTTCCAACAATATAGTTCATGACGGGCAGGAGAATTTCAAGGGTGTACCATCCTCCGTAGTTTCCCTGTCAGGCATTTTGTCAATTCCGCAGTACGATTACATATGGCA AGGTGGATTTGAGGTGCAAAAAAGTGAGAGAGTTGTTGAGTTATTTGATGGGATTCAAGCACATTTATCCACGGGTTCATCGCCCAAAGTTCCTGAGGTGGTAAGCAGGTTCCCTTACAAAGTGTTATTGGAGGAAGTACCCCGGTCGACCGCATGGCCAGCACAGATTCAGCATCAGGCTACGGAAGAAAACATAGGTGTCTATTTCTTTGCGAAGGATATCGAAAG CTATGAAAGGAACTATAAAAGGTTATTGGAAAACATGATTAAGGAGGACTTAGCTCTGAAAGGGAACTTTAATGGAATTGAACTTCTGATTTTCCCGTCGAACCAGCTGCACGAGAGATCTCAAC GTTGGAACACATTATTTTATATGTGGGGTGTATTTAAGGGAAGAAGGGTAGATGAGAGTGTTCGTTCTCAAAAGGAGACTCGTGGAAACTCGTATGAGATACACTTGGCTGGAGGGTTACCTTACCCTGCTGTGGTTGATTCGCAGAGGGAAGGTCTTTCAGGTAATGTAAAAGGGTTATCTGCATCCATCCCTTCGATGAGCTCACAAGAAGCAATCACATATCCCCTGTCATCCAGAAAGTTAGATAAGAGTTACCACAAAGAAGGGCCATATCTCGGGAATGAGGTTTCAAAGAGTCACGTGCAGGCACCCGAGGAAAGGAAAGGACGCAACACGTtaatg GATGATGATAGAGATAATGTAGAGATTAGTAAAATGGAGCTTGATTCATGCTCTGTTCTAGCTGGCCAGAACAGTGTCCTTCAATCTGGTAATAATAGAATGCTGGTAGACTTGAATACGTTCGATTGCTCTGAGGCAAATATTCCATCAACTTCATCAGACTGGAAGGAGATGTCATCCGGCCCATACCCGGTTACTTCTACTTCTCCTGCCCAGGATTCAAACCGTATTCACAGTGCAGTTGAAAAGAAAATTAAGGACATAAGTAACGTTGATGAAGTGATACCCATTGGAAATATCAAAGATGAGGATGTTATGTTAGTAGACACAATAGCTGCTTTCACAGGTAATCTGTTGAAGCAGGAAGATGGAAACAGCTCCGTGTTGCCATCCAGCAGGAAACGCCCATGTCCGGCTGCCTCGGACATTCTCTGTCAAGGTTCTGCTGGAATCCCTAGTAGTACAAGTCATTCAATTCCGCTGGATGATAAGTCAGATCACACTTTAGTTGATGAGAAGAATGAACACAAGAAATTGAAAACTAGTTATGGCTGCAATGATGGAAGTAGTAGCTCTACAGGAAAGATATATTTGGGTGGGAGTTTTCCTATGAAAGATCGTGGACATGATGCTGAGGAAAATATGGCTACTGGTGAGACAAAGAAGTCTGAAAGGTTCATTTTTCCTGTTGATTTGAACTGTTCGAGTGACTGGCCAGAAGAAAAAGACACTATGCCTTTGCAGGTTATTTCGTCTGATGATGAAGATCAGCCAGAACATCACTTCCCTAATTTAGAACTTGGTTTGGGGGGTGAGAAGAAACCAACACTAAAACAGGGAGGTTTGCCGTTTTTTGCAAGATTAGACGGGGAGAAAGACCCAAGTAAGCATCCAGAAGATGCAGTCAAGAAGTCAGGTAGCTTGGATGTTGCATTGGGTTCTCTTTCTCTATCTCTAGCATTTCCCTTGTCATCAGTCAAGAAGGAGCAAACCACTGCAAACTCCTCTCTGAACCATCTTTCAATACCGGGGCAACTTTTGCCTGAGAGGCGGTCACCACCCAACATCGACACATCAGTACTGGACTTGGCTTTGTGA